In Doryrhamphus excisus isolate RoL2022-K1 chromosome 7, RoL_Dexc_1.0, whole genome shotgun sequence, one genomic interval encodes:
- the tanc2b gene encoding protein TANC2 isoform X9, protein MVDLSVCQPLLWSLCPTGSARESSQELGPPPSVDEAANTLMTRLGFLLGDKVSEGPAGPHYSMEEPEARQGQNQRISPCSTLTSSTASPPAGSPCSTLPPAMPGQAGTKDCAYGSVTSPTSTLESRDSGIIATLTSYSENMERGGKHGEGSRGNLKLWQSQKSGMDSFLYRVDENMTASTYSLNKIPERSLESMSSHSAHSIPLYLMPRPNSVAATSSAHLEDLAYLDEQRHTPLRASLRMPRQSTTCGPGHSGQDLRASTNNSHAWQSQSLRFAPYRPQDIALKPLLFEVPSITMDSVFTGREWLFQEVDAHLNRPTCGGSRGVVVVGNIGFGKTAIISRLVALSCHGTRMRQIASDSPQASPKHGEGLPLSQSQPSHGTLGGGSCPGTPEMRRRQEESMRRLASQVVAYHYCQADNAYTCLVPEFVHNVAALLCRSPHLVAYREQMLREPHLQSILSLRSCVQDPLASFRRGVLEPLDALYKERKINSEEDLIVLIDGLNEAEFHKPDYGDTIVSFLCKTINKFPPWLKLVVTVRTTLQEITNPLPFHRISLDSLEENDAMDQDLQGYILHRIHSSPEIQNNISLNGKMDNTTFGKLSGHLKALSQGSYLYLKLTFDLIEKGYLVLKSSSYKVVPVNLAEVYLLQCNMRFPTQSSFERALPLLNVAVASLHPLTDEQIYQAINSGSLQGTLDWDDFQQRLDNLSVFLVKRRDGTRMFVHPSFREWLIWREEGEKTKFLCDPRSGHTLLAFWFSRQQNKLNRQQTIELGHHILKAHIFKGLSKKVGVSSSILQGLWVSYSSEGLSAALSSLRNLYTPNIKVSRLLMLGGANVNYRTEVLNNAPVLCVHAHLGYMDMVALLLEFGAFADAPSESGLTPLGYAAAGGHMAIVTALCRRRAKVDHLDKNGQCALVHAALRGHMEVVKFLIQCDWSGGTQQHSPQGQQRAGFTKTNAVQQALVAAASMGYAEIVSYLLDLPEKDEEEVERAQINDFDSLWGETALTAASGRGKLEVCRLLLEQGAAVAQSNRRGIVPLFSAVRQGHWQIVDLLLTHGADANLADKQGRTPLMMAASEGHLGTVEFLLSQGASLSLMDKEGLTALSWACLKGHLPVVRFLVESGAATDHADKNGRTPLDLAAFYGDSDVVQFLVDHGAMVEHVDYSGMRPLDRAVGCRNTSVVVALLKKGAKIGCQTLPSRPRGPATWAMATSKPDIMIILLSKLMEEGDGFYKKGKVKEAAQRYQYALKKFPREGFSEDLKTFRELKVSLFLNLSRCRRKMNDFGMAEEFATKALELKPKSYEAYYARARAKRSSRQFPEALEDLSEAMRQCPNNREIQRLLQRVEEECHQLSQGGEHQQTDLELEPPPSPPPTPPPEEEEDALALSMPLPPPPEPRLEDMEPVQDLFEDEDYLEQELEAMSMGLPLPESHSGLPIIQSPPLSPTHPDQIYLGGGSPMGQPYEYHPTSSSMSSPTRGSYQTTPPSLSPTHHNSHYRHSPPHTSPVHQPSYRFSPPPVGSQGMDRQSPPPSPLRRAAQYRASPPVESVCLYRSQSGSPVRYQTEQHPGRPKSPLSKMSSQRSFQLSSQPSLSSQHHQAQGLRLQPSIAQIVRTNQPNSGYGGQMGHSMGNRYPGGSVDVDNRLVYQPSLDGRSMSQVQASLSSGALCQHGGRGGVMESGLLKDELPQRPSSAYRASSGAPGGVRYGQTPQISRSQSAAYYPVSEHVLERANAMPPCQLGSPEVPHMVRRPVSANTAEMKPHVPTPRPLIHSQSVGLRFSPSTNNISAGSTSNLAPGFRPSEIPLQAAYERPCDDISPISPSQGGGGLYQGEPPRSRNTPFMGVIDKTARTQQYLHQPSRSRAMTSVDSAISPTSPGQLVQQGSTYSPPASLGNIAYYNKTNNAQNGHLLEEDYYSQTPPPSLGKLANGSRGTGDILERVSQVPTYPDVKVARTLPVAQAYQDNLYRQHSRDARAQGPASPIKPKRPFVESNV, encoded by the exons CCACGCTGACCAGCTACTCTGAGAACATGGAGCGCGGCGGCAAACACGGCGAGGGATCGCGGGGCAACCTGAAGCTGTGGCAGTCCCAGAAATCAGGCATGGACTCCTTCCTGTACCGCGTGGACGAGAACATGACGGCGTCCACCTACAGCCTCAACAAAATCCCCGAGCGCAGCCTGGAGAGCATGTCCTCCCACTCGGCCCACTCCATCCCTCTGTACCTCATGCCCCGCCCCAACTCTGTGGCCG CCACTAGCTCCGCCCACCTGGAAGACCTGGCCTACCTGGACGAGCAGAGGCACACGCCGCTACGCGCCTCCCTGCGCATGCCCAGACAGAGCACCACCTGCGGGCCGGGACACTCGGGGCAGGACTTGAGAG CTTCCACCAACAACTCCCACGCCTGGCAGTCGCAGTCAC TGCGTTTCGCTCCGTATCGGCCCCAGGACATCGCCCTGAAGCCGCTGCTGTTCGAGGTGCCGTCCATCACCATGGACTCGGTCTTCACGGGTCGGGAGTGGCTCTTCCAGGAGGTGGACGCCCACCTCAACCGGCCCACCTGCGGCGGCAGTCGcggcgtggtggtggtgggcaaCATCGGCTTCGGGAAGACGGCCATCATTTCCCGCCTGGTGGCGCTCAGCTGCCACGGTACCCGCATGAGGCAGATCGCCTCCGACAGCCCGCAGGCCTCGCCCAAAC ATGGGGAGGGGCTCCCTCTCAGCCAGTCCCAGCCCAGCCACGGCACCCTGGGGGGAGGCAGCTGTCCCGGCACCCCCGAGATGAGACGACGTCAGGAGGAGTCCATGAGGAGGTTGGCCTCTCAG GTGGTGGCCTACCACTACTGCCAGGCGGACAACGCCTACACCTGCCTGGTGCCCGAGTTCGTGCACAACGTGGCGGCTCTGTTGTGCCGCTCGCCTCACCTAGTGGCCTACAGGGAGCAGATGCTGAGGGAGCCGCACCTCCAGAGCATCCTGAGCCTGCGCTCCTGCGTCCAGGACCCCCTGGCGTCCTTCCGGAGGGGCGTCTTGGAGCCTTTGGACGCTCTTTATAAAG AGAGGAAGATCAACTCCGAGGAGGACCTCATCGTCCTCATTGACGGTCTGAACGAGGCCGAGTTCCACAAGCCAGACTACGGCGACACCATCGTCTCCTTCCTCTGCAAAACCATCAACAAGTTCCCTCCCTGGCTCAAACTGGTGGTGACGGTCCGAACCACCCTGCAG GAGATCACCAACCCGCTGCCTTTCCACCGCATCTCCCTGGACTCCCTGGAGGAGAACGACGCCATGGACCAGGACCTGCAGGGCTACATCCTGCACCGCATCCACAGCAGCCCGGAGATCCAGAACAACATCTCGCTCAACGGCAAGATGGACAACACCACATTCGGGAAGCTCAGCGGCCACCTGAAGGCCCTGAGCCAGGGCTCGTACCTGTACCTCAagctcacctttgacctcattGAGAAGGGCTACCTGGTCCTCAAGAGCTCCAGCTACAAG GTGGTCCCGGTCAACCTGGCGGAGGTCTACCTGCTGCAGTGCAACATGCGCTTCCCCACGCAGTCGTCCTTTGAGCGGGCGCTGCCCCTCCTCAACGTGGCCGTGGCCTCCCTCCACCCGCTGACCGACGAGCAGATCTACCAGGCCATAAACTCCGGCTCGCTGCAG GGAACGCTGGACTGGGACGACTTCCAGCAGCGCTTGGACAACCTGTCCGTCTTCCTGGTGAAGAGGAGGGATGGCACCCGCATGTTTGTCCACCCGTCCTTCAGAGAGTGGCTGATATGGCGGGAGGAAGGAGAGAAGACCAAGTTCCTGTGCGACCCCAG GAGCGGCCACACTCTGCTGGCCTTCTGGTTCTCTCGGCAGCAGAACAAGCTGAACCGGCAGCAGACCATCGAGCTGGGCCATCACATCCTCAAAGCACATATCTTCAAG GGCCTCAGCAAGAAAGTGGGGGTCTCCTCTTCCATCTTGCAAGGCTTGTGGGTGTCCTACAGCTCGGAGGGTCTTTCGGCCGCACTCTCGTCTCTGAGGAACCTCTACACCCCCAACATCAAG GTGAGTCGCCTGCTGATGCTGGGCGGGGCCAACGTCAACTACCGCACGGAGGTGCTGAACAACGCCCCCGTGCTGTGCGTCCACGCCCACCTGGGTTACATGGACATGGTGGCGCTGCTGCTGGAGTTCGGCGCCTTCGCCGACGCCCCCTCCGAGAGCGGCCTCACGCCTCTGGGCTACGCCGCCGCCGGGGGCCACATGGCTATCGTGACGGCGCTGTGTCGCAGGCGGGCCAAGGTGGACCACTTGGACAAGAACGGCCAGTGCGCCCTGGTCCACGCGGCCCTCAGGGGCCACATGGAGGTGGTCAAGTTCCTCATCCAGTGCGACTGGAGCGGCGGGACGCAGCAGCACTCGCCGCAGGGCCAGCAGCGGGCCGGCTTCACCAAGACCAATGCCGTGCAGCAGGCGCTGGTTGCCGCCGCCAGCATGGGCTACGCCGAG ATCGTGTCCTACCTGCTGGACCTGCCCGAGAAAGACGAAGAGGAAGTGGAGCGAGCGCAGATCAACGACTTTGACTCGCTGTGGGGCGAGACAG CTCTGACAGCAGCTTCCGGTCGTGGGAAGCTGGAGGTGTGCCGCCTGCTGCTGGAACAGGGCGCCGCCGTGGCTCAGTCCAACAGACGAGGCATCGTCCCGCTGTTCAGCGCCGTCCGTCAGGGCCACTGGCAG ATCGTGGACCTCCTCCTCACGCACGGCGCCGACGCCAACCTGGCAGACAAGCAGGGCCGCACGCCGCTCATGATGGCCGCCTCGGAGGGACACCTGGGGACTGTGGAGTTTCTGCTCTCCCAAG GAGCTTCCCTGTCCCTGATGGACAAGGAGGGTCTCACGGCGCTCAGCTGGGCCTGCCTCAAAGGCCACCTGCCCGTCGTGCGCTTCCTGGTGGAGAGCGGCGCTGCCACCGACCACGCCGACAAGAACGGCCGCACGCCGCTCGACCTCGCCGCCTTCTACGGCGACTCTGACGTG GTCCAGTTCCTGGTGGACCACGGGGCCATGGTCGAGCACGTGGACTACAGCGGCATGCGTCCCCTGGACCGGGCCGTGGGATGCAGGAACACGTCGGTGGTGGTGGCCCTGCTCAAGAAAGGCGCCAAGATAG GATGTCAGACGCTGCCCAGTCGGCCCCGAG GTCCGGCCACGTGGGCCATGGCCACCTCCAAACCCGACATCATGATCATCCTGCTCAGCAAGCTCATGGAGGAAGGCGACGGCTTCTACAAG AAGGGGAAGGTGAAGGAGGCGGCCCAGCGCTATCAGTACGCCCTCAAAAAGTTCCCCCGTGAAGGCTTCAGCGAGGACCTCAAGACCTTCAGGGAGCTGAAAGTTTCGCTCTTCCTCAACCTGTCCCGATGTCGCAGGAAAATGAAC GACTTCGGGATGGCTGAGGAGTTCGCCACCAAGGCTCTGGAGCTGAAACCCAAATCCTACGAGGCCTACTACGCCAGGGCCCGGGCCAAGCGTAGCAGCAG GCAGTTCCCCGAAGCCTTGGAGGACCTGAGCGAGGCCATGAGGCAGTGCCCCAACAACCGGGAGATCCAGCGGCTCCTGCAGCGCGTGGAGGAAGAGTGTCACCAGCTGAGCCAGGGCGGGGAGCACCAGCAGACGGACCTGGAGCTGGAGCCGCCCCCCTCGCCTCCTCCCACGCCTCccccggaggaggaggaggacgcccTGGCCCTCTCCATGCCCCTCCCGCCGCCCCCGGAGCCCCGTCTGGAGGACATGGAGCCCGTCCAGGACCTCTTTGAGGACGAGGACTACCTGGAGCAGGAGCTGGAGGCCATGTCCATGGGCCTCCCCCTGCCCGAGTCCCATTCCGGCCTCCCCATTATACAGAGCCCCCCGCTTTCTCCCACGCACCCAGACCAGATCTACCTTGGAGGAGGTTCGCCGATGGGCCAACCTTACGAGTACCATCCCACCTCGTCCTCCATGTCCTCCCCGACCCGCGGCTCTTACCAGACCACGCCGCCCTCCCTGTCCCCGACGCATCACAACTCCCATTATCGACACAGCCCACCCCACACGTCCCCGGTGCACCAGCCGTCCTACCGCTTCAGCCCGCCCCCCGTGGGGAGCCAGGGCATGGACCGCCAGAGCCCGCCGCCCTCGCCGCTGCGCCGGGCTGCCCAGTACAGAGCCAGTCCGCCCGTGGAGAGCGTTTGTCTCTACAGGTCCCAGTCTGGCTCGCCCGTGCGCTACCAGACGGAGCAGCACCCCGGCCGCCCCAAGTCGCCCCTGTCCAAGATGAGCAGCCAGCGCTCCTTCCAGCTCAGCTCCCAGCCGTCTTTGTCGTCCCAGCACCACCAAGCCCAGGGTCTTCGTCTGCAGCCCTCCATCGCCCAGATCGTGCGCACGAACCAACCCAACAGCGGCTACGGGGGCCAGATGGGCCACTCCATGGGAAATCGCTACCCGGGCGGATCGGTGGACGTGGACAACCGACTGGTGTACCAGCCTTCCCTGGATGGACGCTCCATGTCCCAGGTGCAGGCCAGCCTCAGCTCTGGCGCCCTCTGCCAGCACGGCGGCCGAGGAGGGGTCATGGAGTCGGGCCTGCTGAAGGACGAGCTACCCCAGCGCCCCTCCTCTGCCTACCGCGCCAGCAGCGGGGCCCCGGGCGGCGTGCGTTACGGCCAGACGCCTCAGATCAGTCGCAGTCAGTCGGCCGCGTACTACCCGGTCTCCGAGCACGTGCTGGAGCGCGCCAACGCCATGCCCCCCTGCCAGCTGGGCTCCCCCGAGGTCCCGCATATGGTTAGACGCCCCGTCAGCGCCAACACCGCCGAGATGAAGCCGCACGTGCCCACGCCCAGGCCCCTCATCCACTCCCAGAGCGTGGGCCTCCGCTTCTCCCCCTCCACCAACAACATCTCCGCCGGATCCACCTCCAACTTGGCGCCGGGCTTCAGGCCTTCAGAGATCCCGTTGCAGGCGGCGTACGAGCGCCCCTGCGATGACATCTCGCCCATCTCTCCCTCGCAGGGCGGCGGGGGGCTGTATCAGGGTGAGCCCCCGCGTTCCCGTAACACCCCCTTCATGGGCGTCATCGATAAGACGGCGCGGACTCAGCAGTACCTGCACCAGCCCTCACGGTCCCGCGCCATGACGTCCGTGGACTCGGCCATCAGCCCCACCTCGCCGGGCCAGCTGGTCCAGCAGGGCTCCACCTACAGCCCCCCCGCCTCTCTGGGCAACATCGCCTACTACAATAAGACCAACAACGCCCAGAATGGGCACCTCCTGGAGGAGGACTACTACTCCCAGACTCCGCCTCCCTCGCTGGGGAAGCTGGCGAACGGCTCGCGGGGCACGGGCGACATCCTGGAGCGGGTGAGCCAGGTGCCCACCTACCCCGACGTGAAGGTGGCCAGGACTCTTCCCGTGGCGCAGGCCTACCAGGACAACCTGTACCGCCAGCACTCCCGGGACGCCCGCGCCCAAGGGCCCGCCTCCCCCATCAAACCAAAGAGACCGTTTGTGGAGTCCAACGTGTGA